The genomic interval GCGATACCCGTCGCCCGCGCGGTAACGGTTCCGGTTTTCAATGCATGCCCCGTCCGCGCCGTCCATGCCGATGAAATTGGGGATCGAACCGCATACGGCAGCCGAAACAGCAACATCGGTCCGGTTCGCCAGCACGTACCGGAGGACCGCCACGGGAAGTCCGCTGCGGTCGGCGTCGCAGGGAATGAGGGGATTGAATGCCTCCAGGCGCACGTCGACCGGCACGTCATCGTCGGACAGATGGACCTGGCCGAAGGGGTAGGCCGCGTCGAAGGCGCATCGGGTGAACCGCGGCAATCCGTGGTTGGCGGCGGGACTTCCGCTCGCGCCTTCGTATTCGAAGTATTCAAGGGGCCCTTCGAGCAGCCGGGTCACGGAATCGCCGCCCTCGGGCCGGGCGTACAGCACAAAGGACGGGGGACACCGGACGTCCCGGCCTGGAATGAACCCCTTGGCCGGCCGGTTCATCAGTTCCCAGTCGCGCAGATCGCCCCGTCCGCCGAGGGAGACGGTCCCCGTGCCGATGCCGCCGAGCGGCAGGGCGATTCGCGCGAGATGATCCTGGTCGTAATGGTGCAGCACAGGCCACGTCATGGATATTCGTCCCTTCTGAATTTATCGATGGAATCCGGCGCCTGGTTTTCCGCGCCGACGCAACGCGCTAACTGGTTCTACGGTGGAGAATCGCCGCATTTCCTGCCTTGCGCTGGCTTGCGGCGCCCTGCTGCGAAGCCGCTCGACTACTCGACTACCTGGCTACCCGGCTACCCCGAGCCCAGCTGATGACGCCGCCGGTAATCCCGCATCGCCGCCATCACCCTGGGCGACAGCAGCAGGGCCGAGAGCATGGTGGGGATGGCCATCAGAGCGAACGTGCCGTCTATCAGGCTGATGGCGGCATCCAGCGAGGCGACCGAGGCGGCGATGATGCAGCCTACGTAGAAGTAGTTGTACAGAAACTGCCACCTGGCCCCGATCAGGAAACCGAGGCACTTCGTACCGTAATAGGAATAGGTGAATATCGTGCTGGTACTGAAGAAGAGCACGCAGACGATCAGCATATAGGAACCGAAGCCCGGCATGGCGGATTCGAAGGCGTTGGCCGTCAGCGTCACGCCGTTGTCTGAGGTCGTCTGCCAGACGCCTGTTATCATGATCACGAGGGCCGTGCAGGTACACACGATCATCGTATCGATGACGGGTTCCAACATGGCCACCAGGCCCTCCCGCGTCGGTTCCCGGGTCTTCGTCGCCCCGTGGACGAGGGATTCCGTGCCGATGCCCGCCTCGTTCGAGAAGGCGGCGCGGCGCACGCCGGTCATGATCACCGCGCCCACGGCGCCGCCCGCCGCGGCTTCTCCGGTGAAGGCGTCGGTGATGATCAGCATGAGGTACCGCGGGACATCTTCGATATTGGTCATGATGATCCAGAGGGCGCAGAACATGTACAGGATCACCATGAGGGGAACGACGCGCGAGGCGACGTCGGCGATCCGGGTGATGCCGCCGAATATGACGATGCCGACGAGAAGCACCAGCACGACGCCGGCCGTGAGATCGAACCAGAAATGATCTTCGCCGACCACGCCCATAGGCACGAAGATCACGTCGCGGATGATCTGCACCAACTGGTTGACCTGGAACAGAGGCAGGCATCCGATCACCGCGACTATGGCGAAGAAAACGGCCAGGGGCTTCCAGTTCCGGCCCAGTCCCTCCAGGACGACGTACATGGGCCCGCCCTGCGTCTTTCCCGCGCTGTCCTGGCCGCGGTACATGATCGCGAGGGAACAGGTGAAGAACTTGGTCGCGATGCCGACGAGGGCGCTTACCCACATCCAGAACATGGCGCCCGGCCCGCCGACCGCGATGGCGACGGCCACGCCGGAGATGTTGCCCATGCCGATGGTGGCCGCGAGGGCGCTGACCAGGGCCTGGAAATGCGTGATGTCGCCGGGTTCGTTCGGATCGTCGTATTTTCCGCGGATGATCTCGATCGAATGCTTGAAGTACCTGAGCGGAATGAAACGGGAATACAGGAGAAGAAACAGGCCGCCACCTATCAGCAGGTACAGCAGGTACGACCAGGCGGTATCGGCGAAAAAGACGATACCCCTTTCCACTAGTTCCATGAAGAGACTCCTCTGTGGCGCGTCGCGATGAATTGCGGCTGTGTGTCGAACCTACTTCCTGGTGAAGACAAGGGTGCCTCCCTGGAGTCTGGAGGCATCCGGCACATTCGCGGAGACTAGTACTTCACTGTGGGGCACAAGAAAAACGGTATCGTCCCGTTGTACGGCCTGGCGGCCGGCGCTGTTCAACGCGACCGGCGCGTTGTAACGGACGAGCACCCGCGTCCCCGGCGGAATGCGGTCCCATCGGCGCACCTGCTTGCCGTGTTTGATCGTGCCCCTTGGAAAGATGTAGTAGGTGTCGGAGCGCCTGTAGGCGGGACCGGCGATGTCGAAGGCCGTGGTACCCTGTACGATGACGGGTACGGCGGCCGTGACTGCCTGGACGTCCTCTGTGCGATCGCGGTTGAGATAGACCTTCGTTCCGACCGGGATCCGGTCCCAGTTCCTGATCTGGTTTCCCCGCATGACCGTCCCGTTGGGGAAGTGGTACACCGTCGTGGCCTCGTCATAGTGCCCGCGGGCGATGCGCCACGCCGAGTTGCGCCGGGTAATGACGTTTTCAGACAGCTGGGCGACTTCTACGTCGTACCTCCCGCGGTCCACGAGGCGGACTCTGGCGATGTCGATGTCGGGATCCGGTATCAATCGTCCCGCCTTGACGTCCGGGTCGTAGAGTATGCTGTTGCGCGGATCCTTCGACGTCAGGCCGGCACGCGCCCGGCTGAAGTTGAACACGCCGGGATCTTTCTTGCGTCCGCGGTGGGGCCGTTTTACCCACCTGTTCGGCCTGCCGTAAGCGACGCGGTAATGTTCCAGGACATGCCGATCGGGCATTTTATACACCCGCTGCATCACTTCGATCAACCACTTGAGGGACGCGTACTGGGACGCGGTAAAGGGGTCATTGTGGTATCCCACCAGTTCAATGCCGATGGAATGGCTGCTGATGTCCCTCAGCCCGTTCCACATGCTCAGGCCCGCGTGGTGCGAACGGTACTTCTTGTCCAGAATACGATAAATGGTCCCGTTCCGGGCGATGAGGTAGTTGGAGTGCCCCCTGCGGGAAAGGGTCCTCAAAGCGCTTCTCAACCCGGATTCCGTGCTGTGCAGAACGATGAAACGGGTGGATTTGCGGAGGCGTTTTTTGAAGGACCGGGGCAGGTGATTCTGGTAATCGACGACCCTGGGCTGCGCGTGAAGTACCACCGGTTCGAGAGAAACGGGCCAGAGCAGGCCCAGGCACATGAGCCAGACCGGCACGCGAACCAGCACGAAGGATCTGTTCTTCTCTGGGATCAGGGCCATCGTGAAAGCAAGATAACAAACATATGTTTTGTCTGGTACTGCTTTTTACGTTTTACCGCTAACCATGCACGGACCGCAAGGACCGCGCGTTGCCTCACCACGCAATCAGGAAACCAGTTACCAGTTCGTGAAGGACCCGTCCTCCCGCTGCAGCGTATGACCACGAGCGGGCTGGTACGGATACCGTTTCGCCGCCTCTTCGTCGAACTCCACTCCCAGGCCGGGACGGTCAGGCGGCAGCAGGTAGCCTTCTTTCCATTCGACCTGGACGGGGAAGACCTCCGGGAGCATGCCCGGCAGAATGGGGAGTTCCTGCACGGCGAAGTTCGACGACGCCAGGCTCAGGTGCAGACAGGCCGCCGTGGACACGGGCCCGAGCGGATTGTGCGGCGCCAGGTCGATGTAGTGAGTCTCGCACCAGCCCGCGACTTTCCGCGCCTCGGTCAGTCCGCCCACGAGACAGAGGTCGGCGCGGGCGTAGTTGATCAGGTCTTCCTCGATCAGTTCCCGGAATTCCCATTTGCTGGTGAAGTGCTCGCCGACGCCGAGGGGCACGGCGACGTGCTGCCTGAGCATGCGGTAGGACGACTTGTTTTCGGATCGCAGGGGGTCTTCGATGAAAAAGGGACGGTAGGGTTCAGCGGCGCGGCAGAAGGCGATCGCATCGGGCGGGTCGAGACGGGTATGCACGTCGCAAATCAATTCGACGTCGTCGCCCAGGGCTTCCCGGAGGGCCTGAAACTGCTCGATACCCCGACGCACCGCCCGTGTGGGCTCCAGCACCTGGCCTTCGTGGGGCAGCCCCCAGCGGATGAACTTCCAGCCGTCTTCCACCCTGCCCCGCGCCTGGTCGACCAGTGCCTCGGACGGACCGTCGCCGCCGCAG from Gemmatimonadota bacterium carries:
- a CDS encoding alanine/glycine:cation symporter family protein, with translation MELVERGIVFFADTAWSYLLYLLIGGGLFLLLYSRFIPLRYFKHSIEIIRGKYDDPNEPGDITHFQALVSALAATIGMGNISGVAVAIAVGGPGAMFWMWVSALVGIATKFFTCSLAIMYRGQDSAGKTQGGPMYVVLEGLGRNWKPLAVFFAIVAVIGCLPLFQVNQLVQIIRDVIFVPMGVVGEDHFWFDLTAGVVLVLLVGIVIFGGITRIADVASRVVPLMVILYMFCALWIIMTNIEDVPRYLMLIITDAFTGEAAAGGAVGAVIMTGVRRAAFSNEAGIGTESLVHGATKTREPTREGLVAMLEPVIDTMIVCTCTALVIMITGVWQTTSDNGVTLTANAFESAMPGFGSYMLIVCVLFFSTSTIFTYSYYGTKCLGFLIGARWQFLYNYFYVGCIIAASVASLDAAISLIDGTFALMAIPTMLSALLLSPRVMAAMRDYRRRHQLGSG
- the dgoD gene encoding galactonate dehydratase; this translates as MRISDVKVFPVWGGNRNYLVVKVETDEGIYGIGESGLTWCELAVKEIVHALRDRLVGQDPVRREHLWQVMFRGNFFPGAHALSAAVSAIDIALWDIHGKALGVPVYELLGGLCRDKAVCYTHCGGDGPSEALVDQARGRVEDGWKFIRWGLPHEGQVLEPTRAVRRGIEQFQALREALGDDVELICDVHTRLDPPDAIAFCRAAEPYRPFFIEDPLRSENKSSYRMLRQHVAVPLGVGEHFTSKWEFRELIEEDLINYARADLCLVGGLTEARKVAGWCETHYIDLAPHNPLGPVSTAACLHLSLASSNFAVQELPILPGMLPEVFPVQVEWKEGYLLPPDRPGLGVEFDEEAAKRYPYQPARGHTLQREDGSFTNW
- a CDS encoding N-acetylmuramoyl-L-alanine amidase; this encodes MALIPEKNRSFVLVRVPVWLMCLGLLWPVSLEPVVLHAQPRVVDYQNHLPRSFKKRLRKSTRFIVLHSTESGLRSALRTLSRRGHSNYLIARNGTIYRILDKKYRSHHAGLSMWNGLRDISSHSIGIELVGYHNDPFTASQYASLKWLIEVMQRVYKMPDRHVLEHYRVAYGRPNRWVKRPHRGRKKDPGVFNFSRARAGLTSKDPRNSILYDPDVKAGRLIPDPDIDIARVRLVDRGRYDVEVAQLSENVITRRNSAWRIARGHYDEATTVYHFPNGTVMRGNQIRNWDRIPVGTKVYLNRDRTEDVQAVTAAVPVIVQGTTAFDIAGPAYRRSDTYYIFPRGTIKHGKQVRRWDRIPPGTRVLVRYNAPVALNSAGRQAVQRDDTVFLVPHSEVLVSANVPDASRLQGGTLVFTRK